One genomic region from Phragmites australis chromosome 1, lpPhrAust1.1, whole genome shotgun sequence encodes:
- the LOC133911002 gene encoding lysophospholipid acyltransferase LPEAT1-like — protein MAVDTATTAADAPPGPDASALRPLLSDATNAGEAEELNARYAPYARRDAYGTMGRGPLPTLQTARLALAAALLLPLRFVAGMLVLLAYYLVCRACTLFVEGMEKGGRPRLVGWRREVVVRSGSALARAMLFVFGFYWIRESDRRFPNAEHAHQDQSEELERPGAIVSNHVSYVDILYHMSASFPSFVAKESVSRLPLVGLICKCLGCIFVQRESKASDSKGVSGAVTERVQEVCQDENSSMMLLFPEGTTTNGDYLLPFKTGAFLARAPVQPVILRYPYRRFSPAWDSMDGARHVFLLLCQFVNYMEAIRLPVYYPSEQEKEDHKLYANNVRKLMATEGNLILSNLGLADKRVYHAALNGNSLPAALHQKDD, from the exons ATGGCTGTCgacaccgccaccaccgccgccgacgCGCCCCCGGGCCCCGACGCTAGCGCCTTGCGGCCGCTCCTCTCCGACGCCACCAACGcgggggaggcggaggagcTGAACGCCAGGTACGCGCCGTACGCGCGACGGGACGCGTACGGGACCATGGGCCGCGGCCCGCTGCCCACGCTGCAGACGGCGCGGCTTGCGCTCGCGGCCGCCCTTCTCCTCCCGCTCCGCTTCGTCGCGGGGATGCTCGTGCTGCTGGCGTACTACCTCGTGTGCCGCGCGTGCACGCTGTTCGTGGAGGGTATGGAGAAGGGGGGACGGCCGCGGCTGGTGGggtggaggagggaggtggTGGTGCGGTCCGGCAGCGCGCTCGCGCGGGCGATGCTGTTCGTGTTCGGGTTCTACTGGATCCGCGAGTCGGACCGAAGATTCCCCAATGCTGAG CATGCACATCAAGACCAGTCTGAAGAATTGGAAAGGCCAGGGGCAATTGTATCCAATCACGTGTCTTATGTGGATATTCTTTATCACATGTCAGCTTCTTTTCCAAGTTTTGTTGCTAAG GAATCGGTGTCCAGGTTGCCCCTAGTTGGTCTCATATG CAAGTGTCTTGGATGCATTTTTGTTCAACGAGAATCGAAAGCTTCAGATTCTAAAGGTGTCTCAG GCGCTGTAACTGAAAGGGTCCAAGAGGTTTGTCAAGATGAGAATTCCTCAATGATGTTACTGTTTCCTG agGGTACTACAACAAATGGGGATTACCTTCTTCCATTTAAGACGGGAGCCTTTCTTGCAAGGGCACCAGTGCAGCCAGTCATTTTGAGATACCCTTACAGGAGATTTAGTCCAGCATGGGATTCCATGGATGGA GCTCGTCATGTGTTTTTGCTCCTCTGTCAATTTGTAAATTATATGGAGGCGATTCGGTTGCCTGTATACTATCCTTCTgaacaagaaaaggaagatcATAAGCTCTACGCCAATAATGTCAGAAAACTGATGGCAACGGAG GGAAATTTAATTCTTTCTAATCTTGGGTTGGCGGACAAGCGTGTGTACCATGCAGCACTGAATGGTAATAGTCTACCTGCTGCCCTACATCAGAAAGATGATTGA